In a genomic window of Rhododendron vialii isolate Sample 1 chromosome 12a, ASM3025357v1:
- the LOC131310474 gene encoding F-box/FBD/LRR-repeat protein At1g13570-like, whose product METGGLVSTQKRREMGGSTSDIISNLPRNLLEEILVCLTIQDAVRTSVLSRKWRYIWTTLPKLVFDDNFCRGSVMRARSDKLMMTIYKVLLLHHGPILKFTLSLSNLESCPEINQLTLFVSNKGIREFTLYVWKGELYRLPCTLFSCLQLEHLNLSWCVFKPPPSFKGFTMLLSLELYEVVIAGDVLSSLVSGCPLLERLTFSSFNSFDYLEIVAFKLKYFSCEGLFRSICVRMPHVADATVVMKGSRNQLAFNEGKISNSVMLLLCSIPMVEFLVLDYPYVKCMAARGVQERLPNT is encoded by the exons ATGGAAACGGGTGGCTTAGTATCTACCcagaaaagaagggaaatggGTGGCTCAACTTCAGACATAATCAGTAACCTTCCACGAAATCTCCTTGAAGAAATATTAGTCTGTTTGACGATACAAGATGCGGTAAGGACGAGTGTTTTGTCAAGGAAATGGAGGTATATCTGGACTACACTTCCCAAACTTGTATTCGATGATAACTTCTGCAGAGGATCGGTGATGAGGGCAAGGTCAGACAAACTTATGATGACCATTTATAAGGTTCTGCTACTCCATCATGGACCAATACTGAAGTTCACTCTCTCTTTATCCAATCTGGAAAGCTGTCCCGAAATCAATCAGTTGACATTGTTTGTGTCAAACAAAGGCATCCGGGAATTCACCCTTTACGTTTGGAAGGGTGAACTTTATAGATTGCCATGTACGCTATTTTCATGCCTACAACTCGAGCATTTGAATCTCAGTTGGTGTGTGTTTAAACCTCCTCCTAGCTTTAAAGGATTTACCATGCTCCTTTCCCTTGAGCTTTATGAAGTTGTCATTGCTGGTGACGTACTTTCAAGTTTAGTATCCGGTTGCCCACTACTTGAACGGCTAACATTTTCTAGCTTTAACAGTTTCGATTACCTTGAAATTGTGGCTTTTAAGCTTAAATACTTCTCGTGTGAAGGCCTTTTCAGATCTATTTGCGTCAGAATGCCTCATGTTGCAGATGCCACAGTAGTTATGAAAGGATCTAGGAATCAGTTAGCATTTAATGAAGGAAAAATATCCAACTCTGTCATGCTGCTTCTTTGTAGTATACCGATGGTTGAGTTTCTGGTATTGGACTATCCTTACGTGAAG TGCATGGCTGCAAGAGGTGTACAAGAGAGGCTTCCAAACACATAG